Part of the Capsicum annuum cultivar UCD-10X-F1 chromosome 12, UCD10Xv1.1, whole genome shotgun sequence genome is shown below.
GACATCAGGATGTTCATCAATTTTTCTCCAGGAACCACTTTTAAGCGCCAATATTTCACCTCGTGCTTTGCGACCTTGGTTTCGGTCCTCGAGAATCCTAAGGATCTTATAATCACCAGTATTTGAGTCGAAACTCATTCCCAAACAACAAATCCCATTCAATGATAATTTTGGAGTGGGAAGTACAATGGATTCTCGCGTGGAGGGATTCCATAGCAAAAGTCTGTGGCATTCAGCTAAATTATCATACACGGTGATAATAACCAAGCCATCACAACAACAATAGACTTGGCAAAACCGTGGTTCAACAATTAAAGGGAAATCCAGTTCCCGTACATCCTCAGCAAGTGTAGCCGATGACAAAGGACAACAATAAATGGAAAATATAGCTTCCATTGGGCGCAGTTGGTAAAACAGAAAATTTTGGGAATTTTTGTCATTCTTGGCATGATTGAGATGCATCATCCTAAAATGCGGTTCATCGATCAATGTTTTCCATAATTTAGAAACACATTTGAATCGAAGAAGAGACCGCACAGGTAACCTACAGAGTATGTTTGCAAGTATATCCTCTTGAAAGTGAACTGGCATGGCCTAGTAGGACAAGAATATGTgtcaaaaagatattttttttttaagtattcaAATATTATACAATTTCAACTTAGAGCTTCAAAAAGATAAACAtggagataaaaaagataaaatttagaaaatttctagTGGACCAAAGATCCTAGGCCCAGGGCAGTGGCAACAAGAGAGAGCAACAGACCATGTTTGATGTTTTAGTATTTGACTTGTTTTCTTGTGCGACTTTAACTTTTTTATGGTAGAAACTCAATATCTTTCGCAAGATTAAAGGACACAATTCAATAGTTATGCTAAAACAATTTTTGGCATGATGATGATTTTCGCAATATGATATGATGTACAACATAATTCtagaaatattttccaaaaagAGAAGTTGGGGAAGAAAGTAAGTGATGATGACTCTTAAAAGAAATCTACGATCGGGTTGATAAATTTCTTACTACGAAGGAGACATCACAAAATGGTTCCATCTCAATTTAACCAAGATAATGTGATGAGGCTAGCAAATATTTTGTCTCATACCTTTATATTCTTTTTCAAGATGCATGAGTTATATATTTGCAAGATTACATATAAATTGaggtaatattttattttattttattttcctactaaatactgaaaaataagtagaaaaaaaCACTTATTTTTCATGAAGACATTATTCCTACGACTAAACAGACCTTAGCTCTAAAGCACCTTAAACAATTGAAGTAACTTAATAGGGGGAAAACACCTTTTATCCATAGCAACAAAACAACCAACAACAAATGTTTGTAAATGAAATCAATTGGTACATCGTGAACTCACCTGATTTAGTTGATCAACAATCTCCATCAACATTGATTTTTCTAACAACACAACGTACAGTCTTTATCCTGCATATAAAATTGTATGGAATCGGCTCAAACATTGTTattgttaaagaaaaataaaacatacatagCAGAAAGAAACATATACCTTTGGAAATGTGATTGGAAAGTactgatttcttcttttgttggtGATTTGAATGCTTGTATGCTGAGTTTATTTATaagttgattttatttatttttggaaaaaaaaaaacataaatatagtgTCAATTAAAGAGACTTTCATAATCTATCCTAATTAGCACCatccaacaaaaaataaaactatatattttCCTTAAAATCCATCTTCAATTTACTTTCGgggaaaaaacataaatacactattaATAAGAGAGATTTTCATAATCTATCTTAATTAGCTCAATCCAACAAAATGTAacactatatattatttttccttaaaagtatatttttctttttcatatgttGACTCTATTTATTTTGGGGGAAAACATAAATATACCTCCAATAAGAGAGATTTTCATAATCTATCCTAATTAGCACCGtccagtaaaaagtatcactatatattattttcattaaaattcatcttttatttatttttcttttttataagttgattctatttatttttggtaaaaacataaatacactatcAATAAGAGAGGTTTTCACAATCTATCCTAATTAGTACTAACGAACAAAAAATAACACTATACattattttccttaaatccaTCTTCGGTATTTAAAATTAcagtatttaattttaaaatactatattcacttcaaaattaaaatactcaatttaagaaTATGATATCTAGTTCAAAACTACAACAATTCTAGAATTTAGttcaaaattaaaatactgaagtcaaaaatataataataagacCAAAACTGTTGTAATTAGttaaaatttacatttttatttttgtagtggCTCaaaattctccttttttttttaagtgtTATGTACCAACTCTTTATTTCGAAAACCTTGAAATCCTAACTTGTAAATTACACATTCTCAAACAAGTGAAACTTTATATATTGTCCTTTCCAAGTATTTTTACAGTGCTATAACAAGccaatgtttaaaaaaaaattataggaggAAAAATCCTAAACCTATCTTTGATGGCAAATATGGCAAATATCTCCACCGGTGGGGTAATTCCGCTGGTGGAATTCCCTCCACTTCCATGCCAAAGCTCCCAACCATCCTTAACAACTATACAAACAAATCATACAAGCCATAAAGATCAGATCCAATATGCAAATATCCTAAAACCAAAATAACATATTGAGGCTACACCAAGAGTTCCTGCCAAATCAGACGTTATGTTGCATGGAGAACCTAACATTACTTGGAAATCATCATAGGTTAAAACCTCATTATCCAAGAAAATAAGCAATACACTATCATTGGAAAGTTTTCATATGGAAAACCAGACATTAATACTTTGAGGAAAACTAGTCATGGGCAATATGGGATTAAGCATAAATGTATGATAGGAGCATTGGATACCAGGCATGTATTAATTCAATTAACTAGTCAAGAGAATTACGTTCAGATGTTATCCACAATGACTTTTTACATAAAATCAAGAGATAGATACTGAAAGATGAGGACTCTCAAGTGGAATCCATGGTTTGAGCCTGACGTTGAAACTACTATTGGAGTAGCGTGGATATTACTTTTTGACTTTCCACCAAATGTTTTTACTAAAGAAGCTATTTTTTCTATAGCATCGGCTGTGGAAAAACCTTTAATGGTTGACATGGAAACAAAGAATCAAACAAGACCCTCTTGTGCCAAAGTAAAGATTGAAGTGGATTTGGTGGCTAAGTTACCATGAAGGGTAAAAATTAATGAGGGGGATGAAACAGGTGAAATTAAATCTAAATGGATACAGATACAATATGACTATATGCCAAAGTACTGTAAAGCATGTTGCTTATAGGGACATGATGAGGAAACGTAATGGTCAATTCATCCAGAATTGTTTGAatcaaaaaaagaggaaaagggagaaaaaaagataaaggaGCAATATATAACCTGACTGCGGGTAGGGGAAGATCTAATAACCAATAAAAGTAGTAATGGATGACAAGGAGgaacaaatataagaaataaaattatgggCCTATAGAAGGTGAAATTAAGTATAAGGATGAAAATTCCTTTGGGGCCCTcagagaagaataagaagaggtGCAGAATGAGAAAACAGAATCTCAGGGAAAAATGCAAACCAATGAGTGGGTTAAATAGGTTTTTGGAAAAGAGAAGATAATGAATGAACAAAATGAAGAAGCCAAAGAAGCGGAAATCATTGAAAAAATAAGGTcggaacaaaagaaaaaaggcaaagaggcaaaaattaataaagagtgaaaaaata
Proteins encoded:
- the LOC107849475 gene encoding F-box protein CPR1, whose product is MPVHFQEDILANILCRLPVRSLLRFKCVSKLWKTLIDEPHFRMMHLNHAKNDKNSQNFLFYQLRPMEAIFSIYCCPLSSATLAEDVRELDFPLIVEPRFCQVYCCCDGLVIITVYDNLAECHRLLLWNPSTRESIVLPTPKLSLNGICCLGMSFDSNTGDYKILRILEDRNQGRKARGEILALKSGSWRKIDEHPDVFQYILLGMHSLAYIQGAFHWVGFSRNYFVVSFNISHEVYGEIPLPEQISMSYIDIGVSELEGMLCAYSNVHHQGENTFKLWMMEDYGVQESWNALFCITDLNIDIPVPKYVFANGEVLFWCIYYGRAENSYWTQNGPFTLLPRGLRQNGFVFIESLISPRLLA